The following proteins are encoded in a genomic region of Pungitius pungitius chromosome 17, fPunPun2.1, whole genome shotgun sequence:
- the vps52 gene encoding vacuolar protein sorting-associated protein 52 homolog isoform X2, with protein MAAVAAAAVGAGPDVNTAGNPTEMAMAFLQDENTDGETPNLNLGELDLTTDEFILDEVDIHIQANLEDDLVKEALKTGVDLRQYSKQVESELQRIEQASIKDYIKESQNIALLHNQITACDSILERMEGMLSGFQSDLSSISSEIQTLQQQSVSMNVRLKNRQAVRSHLSQLVDELVVPGAMISTILDSPVTEQDFLEQLHELNNKINFAKELSFRETLACSDIQDIVDRLKLKAVSKIREFILQKIYSFRKPMTNYQIPQNTLLKYRFFYQFLLANERTVAKEIRDEYVDTMSKIYYSYFKSYSGRLLKVQYEEVADKDDLMGVEDTAKKGFFSKPSLRSRNTIFTVGQRGGILSPSELEGPILVPHTAQRGDSRFPYETLFRSQHYALLDNGCREFLFLSDFFMVTGNSALDLFNSIMGKTLSMFLKSMSTYVSDCYDSIAVFLCIHIVLRFRAVTSKRSIPALDKYWEAVLELLWPRFELILEMNISSVRNTDPQKLGVLDTRPHYITRRYAEFSSAIVSINQTFPNERTNTLLGQLLVEVENFVLKMAAEFPSRRDQLIFLMNNYDMMLSVLMERAADDSKEVEGFQQLLQARTQEFIEEILSPPFGGMISFVKEAEALMEKGQLDRLKNDEARITQLVRGFSSSWKQSVEAMSQDVMRSFTNFKNGTSIIQGALTQLIQYYHGFHKVLNQPTFRSLAVRSELINLHHLMVEVKKHKPNF; from the exons ATGGCGGCCGTAGCTGCAGCAGCGGTGGGAGCTGGTCCCGACGTAAACACAGCTGGAAACCCGACGGAAATGGCCATGGCGTTTTTACAGGACGAG AACACTGATGGAGAAACCCCCAACCTGAACCTCGGGGAACTGGACCTCACCACCGATGAGTTCATCCTGGATGAAGTGGACA TCCACATCCAGGCCAACCTGGAGGACGACCTCGTGAAGGAGGCGCTCAAAACG GGTGTCGACCTCCGTCAGTACTCTAAACAGGTGGAGTCGGAGCTGCAGAGGATTGAACAGGCCTCCATCAAAGACT ACATCAAGGAGAGTCAGAACATCGCTCTGCTGCACAACCAGATCACCGCCTGTGACTCCATACTGGAG cgcaTGGAGGGCATGCTGAGCGGCTTCCAGAGCGACCTGTCCTCCATCAGCAGCGAGATCCAGACGCTGCAGCAGCAGTCCGTCAGCATGAACGTGCGCCTGAAGAACCGCCAGGCGGTGCGCAGCCACCTCAGCCAGCTGGTGGACGAGCTGGTGGTCCCCGGGGCCATGATCTC CACCATCCTGGACAGCCCAGTGACGGAGCAGGACTTCCTGGAGCAGCTCCACGAGCTCAACAACAAGATCAACTTCGCCAAGGAGCTGAGCTTCAGGGAGACGCTGGCCTGCTCCGACATCCAGGACATCGTGGACCGCCTGAAGCTCAAG GCCGTGTCAAAGATCCGAGAGTTCATCCTTCAGAAGATCTACTCCTTCAGGAAGCCCATGACCAACTACCAGATCCCTCAGAACACTCTGCTCAAGTACAG gTTCTTCTATCAGTTCCTTCTGGCCAACGAGAGGACGGTGGCGAAGGAGATCCGGGACGAGTACGTGGACACCATGAGCAAGATCTACTACAGCTACTTCAAGTCCTACAGTGGCCGCTTGCTCAAAGTGCAG tACGAGGAGGTCGCTGACAAAGACGACCTGATGGGAGTCGAAGACACGGCcaagaaag GTTTCTTCTCCAAGCCGTCCCTGAGGAGCAGGAACACCATCTTCACGGTGGGGCAGCGGGGGGGCATCCTGAGCCCCTCTGAGCTGGAGGGGCCCATCCTGGTCCCCCACACGGCCCAGAGAGGAGACAGCCGG TTCCCCTACGAGACGCTGTTCCGCAGCCAGCACTACGCGCTGCTGGACAACGGCTGCAGGGAGTTCCTCTTCCTGTCCGACTTCTTCATGGTGACGGGGAACTCGGCCCTCGACCTGTTCAACAGCATCATGGGGAAGACCCTCAGCATGTTCCTG AAGAGCATGTCCACGTACGTGTCCGACTGCTACGACAGCATCGCCGTCTTCCTCTGCATCCACATCGTGCTCCGCTTCAGAGCCGTCACCTCCAAGAGGAGCATCCCAGCCCTGGACAA GTACTGGGAGGCCgtgctggagctgctgtggCCGAGGTTTGAGCTCATCCTGGAGATGAACATCAGCAGCGTCCGGAACACAGACCCTCAGAAGCTGGGAGTACTGGACACCCGCCCCCACTAc atCACGCGTCGCTACGCTGAGTTCTCCTCGGCCATCGTCAGCATCAACCAGACGTTTCCCAACGAGAGGACCAACACACTGCTGGGACAGCtgctg gtggaggtggagaacTTCGTGCTGAAGATGGCAGCAGAGTTTCCCTCCAGAAGAGATCAGCTCATCTTCCTCATGAACAACTACGACATGATGCTCAGCGTCCTCATG GAGAGGGCAGCAGACGACAGCAAAGAGGTGGAAGGtttccagcagctgctgcaggccagGACACAG GAGTTCATCGAGGAGATTCTGTCCCCCCCCTTCGGAGGAATGATCTCCTTTGTGAAGGAGGCCGAGGCTCTGATGGAGAAAGGGCAGCTGGACCGCCTGAAGAACGATGAAG ctcgtATCACTCAGCTGGTTCGGggcttctccagctcctggaaGCAGTCGGTGGAGGCGATGAGTCAAGACGTAATGAGGTCATTCACCAACTTCAAAAACGGAACCAGCATCATCCAG GGCGCCCTCACCCAGCTGATCCAGTACTACCACGGCT
- the rps18 gene encoding small ribosomal subunit protein uS13 yields MSLVIPEKFQHILRVLNTNIDGRRKIAFAITAIKGVGRRYAHVVLRKADIDLSKRAGELTDDEVERVVTIMQNPRQYKIPDWFLNRQKDVKDGKYSQVLANGLDNKLREDLERLKKIRAHRGLRHFWGLRVRGQHTKTTGRRGRTVGVSKKK; encoded by the exons ATG tctcTGGTCATCCCTGAGAAGTTCCAGCACATTCTTCGTGTTCTCAACACGAACATCGATGGCAGAAGGAAGATCGCCTTCGCCATCACTGCCATCAAG GGAGTTGGCAGACGTTACGCTCATGTCGTCTTGAGGAAGGCTGACATTGACCTCAGCAAGCGGGCTGGCGAGCTGACGGACGACGAG GTTGAGCGTGTTGTGACCATCATGCAGAACCCTCGCCAGTACAAAATCCCAGACTGGTTCCTCAACAGGCAGAAGGACGTCAAGGACGGCAAATACAGCCAG GTCCTGGCTAACGGTCTGGACAACAAGCTGAGAGAAGATCTGGAGAGGCTGAAGAAGATCAGGGCTCACCGGGGTCTCAGGCACTTCTGGGG tctGCGTGTGCGTGGTCAGCACACCAAAACCACCGGGCGGCGCGGTCGCACTGTGGGCGTGTCCAAGAAGAAGTAA
- the vps52 gene encoding vacuolar protein sorting-associated protein 52 homolog isoform X1: MAAVAAAAVGAGPDVNTAGNPTEMAMAFLQDENTDGETPNLNLGELDLTTDEFILDEVDIHIQANLEDDLVKEALKTGVDLRQYSKQVESELQRIEQASIKDYIKESQNIALLHNQITACDSILERMEGMLSGFQSDLSSISSEIQTLQQQSVSMNVRLKNRQAVRSHLSQLVDELVVPGAMISTILDSPVTEQDFLEQLHELNNKINFAKELSFRETLACSDIQDIVDRLKLKAVSKIREFILQKIYSFRKPMTNYQIPQNTLLKYRFFYQFLLANERTVAKEIRDEYVDTMSKIYYSYFKSYSGRLLKVQYEEVADKDDLMGVEDTAKKGFFSKPSLRSRNTIFTVGQRGGILSPSELEGPILVPHTAQRGDSRFPYETLFRSQHYALLDNGCREFLFLSDFFMVTGNSALDLFNSIMGKTLSMFLKSMSTYVSDCYDSIAVFLCIHIVLRFRAVTSKRSIPALDKYWEAVLELLWPRFELILEMNISSVRNTDPQKLGVLDTRPHYITRRYAEFSSAIVSINQTFPNERTNTLLGQLLVEVENFVLKMAAEFPSRRDQLIFLMNNYDMMLSVLMERAADDSKEVEGFQQLLQARTQEFIEEILSPPFGGMISFVKEAEALMEKGQLDRLKNDEARITQLVRGFSSSWKQSVEAMSQDVMRSFTNFKNGTSIIQESPLPVCAAGRPHPADPVLPRLPQGAQPAHLPQPGGPLGAHQPAPPDGGGEEAQTQLLKTVPLYLMNREIT; this comes from the exons ATGGCGGCCGTAGCTGCAGCAGCGGTGGGAGCTGGTCCCGACGTAAACACAGCTGGAAACCCGACGGAAATGGCCATGGCGTTTTTACAGGACGAG AACACTGATGGAGAAACCCCCAACCTGAACCTCGGGGAACTGGACCTCACCACCGATGAGTTCATCCTGGATGAAGTGGACA TCCACATCCAGGCCAACCTGGAGGACGACCTCGTGAAGGAGGCGCTCAAAACG GGTGTCGACCTCCGTCAGTACTCTAAACAGGTGGAGTCGGAGCTGCAGAGGATTGAACAGGCCTCCATCAAAGACT ACATCAAGGAGAGTCAGAACATCGCTCTGCTGCACAACCAGATCACCGCCTGTGACTCCATACTGGAG cgcaTGGAGGGCATGCTGAGCGGCTTCCAGAGCGACCTGTCCTCCATCAGCAGCGAGATCCAGACGCTGCAGCAGCAGTCCGTCAGCATGAACGTGCGCCTGAAGAACCGCCAGGCGGTGCGCAGCCACCTCAGCCAGCTGGTGGACGAGCTGGTGGTCCCCGGGGCCATGATCTC CACCATCCTGGACAGCCCAGTGACGGAGCAGGACTTCCTGGAGCAGCTCCACGAGCTCAACAACAAGATCAACTTCGCCAAGGAGCTGAGCTTCAGGGAGACGCTGGCCTGCTCCGACATCCAGGACATCGTGGACCGCCTGAAGCTCAAG GCCGTGTCAAAGATCCGAGAGTTCATCCTTCAGAAGATCTACTCCTTCAGGAAGCCCATGACCAACTACCAGATCCCTCAGAACACTCTGCTCAAGTACAG gTTCTTCTATCAGTTCCTTCTGGCCAACGAGAGGACGGTGGCGAAGGAGATCCGGGACGAGTACGTGGACACCATGAGCAAGATCTACTACAGCTACTTCAAGTCCTACAGTGGCCGCTTGCTCAAAGTGCAG tACGAGGAGGTCGCTGACAAAGACGACCTGATGGGAGTCGAAGACACGGCcaagaaag GTTTCTTCTCCAAGCCGTCCCTGAGGAGCAGGAACACCATCTTCACGGTGGGGCAGCGGGGGGGCATCCTGAGCCCCTCTGAGCTGGAGGGGCCCATCCTGGTCCCCCACACGGCCCAGAGAGGAGACAGCCGG TTCCCCTACGAGACGCTGTTCCGCAGCCAGCACTACGCGCTGCTGGACAACGGCTGCAGGGAGTTCCTCTTCCTGTCCGACTTCTTCATGGTGACGGGGAACTCGGCCCTCGACCTGTTCAACAGCATCATGGGGAAGACCCTCAGCATGTTCCTG AAGAGCATGTCCACGTACGTGTCCGACTGCTACGACAGCATCGCCGTCTTCCTCTGCATCCACATCGTGCTCCGCTTCAGAGCCGTCACCTCCAAGAGGAGCATCCCAGCCCTGGACAA GTACTGGGAGGCCgtgctggagctgctgtggCCGAGGTTTGAGCTCATCCTGGAGATGAACATCAGCAGCGTCCGGAACACAGACCCTCAGAAGCTGGGAGTACTGGACACCCGCCCCCACTAc atCACGCGTCGCTACGCTGAGTTCTCCTCGGCCATCGTCAGCATCAACCAGACGTTTCCCAACGAGAGGACCAACACACTGCTGGGACAGCtgctg gtggaggtggagaacTTCGTGCTGAAGATGGCAGCAGAGTTTCCCTCCAGAAGAGATCAGCTCATCTTCCTCATGAACAACTACGACATGATGCTCAGCGTCCTCATG GAGAGGGCAGCAGACGACAGCAAAGAGGTGGAAGGtttccagcagctgctgcaggccagGACACAG GAGTTCATCGAGGAGATTCTGTCCCCCCCCTTCGGAGGAATGATCTCCTTTGTGAAGGAGGCCGAGGCTCTGATGGAGAAAGGGCAGCTGGACCGCCTGAAGAACGATGAAG ctcgtATCACTCAGCTGGTTCGGggcttctccagctcctggaaGCAGTCGGTGGAGGCGATGAGTCAAGACGTAATGAGGTCATTCACCAACTTCAAAAACGGAACCAGCATCATCCAG GAgtcaccacttcctgtttgtgccgCAGGGCGCCCTCACCCAGCTGATCCAGTACTACCACGGCT